The Fluviispira sanaruensis sequence AGTAATGGCATTTCTTATCTTTTGCCAATGATTTTAAATTTTTATAATAAGTTAAATCGCCCCCATTGGCATGCTTATTTGGCGTTATAATATGAAGACCTTTATTGATAAAAGAGAGATATTTTTGGGCAATATTTATATCTGCTGTACAATCAATTAGCACCCCATGAGCGGATTCATCACTGGCAATGTGAGATGAAAATTTTTCGATATCTATACATTCAGAATATTGTGCTAAATATTCTTGGCATAATGAGATATCCATTGACTTGTCCGTTAAGTACATTTTCTTAGAGTTCATAATACCACGAACCGATAAATCAATTTGATATTTTGATTTTAGTTCTACAGATGCGCTTATTAATTGTTCAAAAAATGCTTTTCCGACTGAACCAAGTCCGATCAGCCCAATAGCAAGAGTTTTATGGGAGAGATAAAAGCCTGAGTGAACAGCGTTGAGAGCTTTATTAATATCTTTTTTGTTTATTACAACTGAAATATTTCTTTCAGAAGAACCTTGAGCAATGGCATTGATATTTATGTTTGCTTTTGCGAGTGTAGAGCAGAGTTTTCCAGCAACTCCAACGGAGCCAATCATTTCATCGCCAATAATTGCTAAGATTGAACATTCATATTCAGCGGATATATTTTCGATTTGTCCTTTTTCAATCTCAAATTGTAAATTTTCTGAAAGAGTTTCAATCGTCAATTCCGCATATTCTCGCGCAACAGCAAAGCAAATAGAGTGTTCAGAGCTAGCTTGCGAAATAAGAATAACAGATATATTCTTTTGCTGTATAATTGAAAAAATACGTGCAGCAATTCCAGAGACACCGATCATACCAGCACCTTCAATATTAATAAGTGCGACATCATCAATGCCTGTAACACCTTTAATAAGGTGATCGGAAGTGTGAGGTTTATCAGAGATTTCTGTTCCTTTAATAAGGGAGTTAAAACTATTTTTAATAAAAATAGGAAACCCTTCTTCTTGTGCAGGTGATATAGTGCGAGGATGGATCACTTTTGCACCAAAATATGCCAACTCTAAAGCTTCTTTGTAAGAAAGTGATTCAATAGGGAAGGCATCTTTTACGCGGCTTGGATTTGCGCTTAATATTCCATCAACATCTTTCCAGATATATAATGCTTTTGCTTTAAAAAGTTTAGCAAAAACAGATGCAGAGAAGTCGCTCCCATTTCTACCTAAAGTCGTTCTTTTGCCAGATTCATTCCCAGCAATAAATCCAGTGACTATTAATTTCTCAAATTTATTATTTTGTAAAAAATGATTTAGAAGTGAAGAGCTTTTTTCCCACTGAATTGAAATGATATTATTTACATATTGAGTTCTTAAAACTTCAGTGGCATCAAGATAGCGTGAATCATAGAATTGCGATAGATAAAGCGATAATATTTGAGCTGACCATTGTTCACCAAAGCCTAAAATAAAATCTTGTATTTCCTTTGAATAGCTTGAAATATGCATGACTGCAAGTAAAGTATTTCGGATAGTAAGAAAATCACCTTTTATTTTATTTTTTAAGTCAGATGTATTTATTTCGAATTGGAGAGCATCAATTATTTCTAAATGCACATTTTCAAGTGACTCAAGCAACTCAAGAAAATTTTTTCCATGAGCTGCGTTGTTTAAAATCATTTGTAAAGTCGTAGTTGCATCTTTAATTGCTGAAACAACAATAACTTCTTTGCCTTTGTTT is a genomic window containing:
- the thrA gene encoding bifunctional aspartate kinase/homoserine dehydrogenase I, whose amino-acid sequence is MENDIIVHKFGGSSIANAQRFLAIKQLLNKGKEVIVVSAIKDATTTLQMILNNAAHGKNFLELLESLENVHLEIIDALQFEINTSDLKNKIKGDFLTIRNTLLAVMHISSYSKEIQDFILGFGEQWSAQILSLYLSQFYDSRYLDATEVLRTQYVNNIISIQWEKSSSLLNHFLQNNKFEKLIVTGFIAGNESGKRTTLGRNGSDFSASVFAKLFKAKALYIWKDVDGILSANPSRVKDAFPIESLSYKEALELAYFGAKVIHPRTISPAQEEGFPIFIKNSFNSLIKGTEISDKPHTSDHLIKGVTGIDDVALINIEGAGMIGVSGIAARIFSIIQQKNISVILISQASSEHSICFAVAREYAELTIETLSENLQFEIEKGQIENISAEYECSILAIIGDEMIGSVGVAGKLCSTLAKANININAIAQGSSERNISVVINKKDINKALNAVHSGFYLSHKTLAIGLIGLGSVGKAFFEQLISASVELKSKYQIDLSVRGIMNSKKMYLTDKSMDISLCQEYLAQYSECIDIEKFSSHIASDESAHGVLIDCTADINIAQKYLSFINKGLHIITPNKHANGGDLTYYKNLKSLAKDKKCHYYYEATVCAGLPVISTLQDFIKTGDEIISIEGIVSGTLSYIFSELAKGKKFSEVVYAAKKQGFTEPDPRADLSGQDVARKLICLAREIGFDISLENIDIHSLIPKELEECNVNEFLERLPDFDHKMKQFVDKANAKNEKICYVGSIAKTGEVKINLNSYAQSHPFSRLEGTDNMLIFYTRRYSKQPLIIQGPGAGAEVTASGIFADLLRLASSLA